From Longimicrobiaceae bacterium, the proteins below share one genomic window:
- the recA gene encoding recombinase RecA, with product MVEVSEDKKKALNVAVAQIEKAHGKGSIMRLGVDGPKVQVAAIPTGAINLDAAIGIGGIPRGRITEIYGPESSGKTTLCLHVIANAQRAGGIAAFIDAEHALDIQYGRKLGVDADNLLVSQPDTGEQALEIAETLVRSNAIDVLVIDSVAALVPRAEIEGEMGDSHVGLQARLMSQALRKLTGAINRSQCAVIFTNQIREKIGVMFGNPETTTGGRALKFYASLRMDIRRIGAIKDRDELVGNKTRVKIVKNKVAPPFKQADFDIMFNVGIDHYGILVDVGVEADIIQKSGAWFSYGDVRLGQGRENAKAFLQENPPLAQEIEARVKEVLGIRGGPAATDDGPSAGPLDD from the coding sequence ATGGTTGAAGTCAGTGAAGACAAGAAGAAAGCGCTGAACGTAGCGGTTGCGCAGATCGAGAAGGCGCACGGCAAGGGGTCGATCATGCGGTTGGGGGTGGACGGCCCGAAGGTGCAGGTCGCCGCAATCCCTACCGGCGCGATCAATCTGGACGCGGCGATCGGAATCGGGGGGATCCCTCGGGGCCGGATCACGGAGATCTATGGCCCGGAGTCCTCGGGGAAGACGACGCTCTGCCTGCACGTGATCGCCAACGCGCAGCGCGCGGGGGGAATCGCCGCCTTCATCGACGCGGAGCACGCGCTGGACATCCAGTACGGCCGCAAGCTCGGCGTCGATGCCGACAACCTGCTCGTCTCGCAACCGGATACGGGTGAACAGGCGCTGGAGATCGCGGAGACGCTGGTGCGCAGCAACGCGATCGACGTGCTGGTGATCGACTCGGTGGCGGCACTGGTGCCGCGGGCGGAGATCGAGGGGGAGATGGGCGACAGCCACGTCGGCCTCCAGGCGCGCCTGATGAGCCAGGCTCTGCGCAAGCTCACCGGGGCCATCAATCGGTCGCAGTGCGCCGTCATCTTCACCAACCAGATCCGTGAGAAGATCGGGGTGATGTTCGGCAACCCCGAGACGACCACCGGCGGGCGTGCGCTGAAGTTCTACGCCTCGCTGCGCATGGACATCCGCCGCATCGGCGCCATCAAGGATCGGGACGAGCTGGTCGGCAACAAGACCCGGGTGAAGATCGTCAAGAACAAGGTCGCGCCCCCCTTCAAGCAGGCGGACTTCGACATCATGTTCAACGTCGGGATCGACCACTACGGGATCCTCGTGGACGTCGGCGTCGAAGCGGACATCATCCAGAAGTCCGGCGCCTGGTTCTCGTACGGAGACGTCCGGCTGGGGCAGGGGCGCGAGAACGCCAAGGCCTTCCTGCAGGAGAACCCGCCGCTCGCGCAGGAGATCGAGGCGCGGGTGAAGGAGGTCCTCGGCATCCGCGGTGGGCCCGCCGCCACGGATGACGGACCCTCGGCGGGTCCGCTCGACGACTGA
- the alaS gene encoding alanine--tRNA ligase: protein MRADEIRSRFLDYFARQGHEVVPSSPLVPADDPTLLFTNAGMVQFKRVFLGLEKLPYTRATTSQKCVRAGGKHNDLEQVGFTARHHTFFEMLGNFSFGDYFKRDAIRFAWEFLTVELGMPPEKLWVTVHYSDDEAAQLWEEIAGISPTRIFRLGDKDNFWQMAETGPCGPCSEIHYDLRPEGEVGSPIGLEEFVERGDRGEFLEIWNLVFMQFDRDADGELHPLPAPSIDTGAGLERIASVMQGVRSNYDTDLFKPLILAAADRIGIPYEAESPQGVSYRVLADHARATAFLLADGVYPSNEGHGYVLRRILRRAVRHAWLLGRREPTLVHVVESVIERMSDVYPELLARRDHLLRTTRAEEERFLSTIDEGMKRFDEIAPPGGSGTLSGQDVFRLYDTYGFPLDLTELMAVERGYTVDIAGFENELERQRERSRQDRAAAGIGMGDDLADGWVELEPGAEQEFVAYRATSVETDVIAYREAPGVGDARTALRLRENPFYAESGGQISDTGHIIGEGWRMRVDEVRKVGGQIAVLGPIEGEFRPGRVRAEVEEPVRRDTERNHTATHLLHAALRRVLGDHVLQQGSLVAPDRLRFDFLHTGPMTPEQINEVERLVNEAIWANYEVCTHQLPYAEAIKRGAMALFSEKYGDVVRVVEVPGVSMELCGGTHVRTTGQIGAFRIVSETGVAAGVRRVEAVTGPEAYARALEDRQTLRELATILRTRESNLVQRATSLVEENRELQRQLERARAAGGADRVAEMIAAAREVDGVRVVTAEVELEGAEEGRQLGDQLRSRLGSGVAVVAARPGGRAALYAVATDDLIQRGVRADTLVREVAAAVGGKGGGRPHLAQAGISDPDRLPEALDRVDEIVRGLLAGAPA, encoded by the coding sequence ATGCGCGCCGACGAGATCCGTTCCCGCTTTCTCGATTATTTCGCCCGGCAGGGTCACGAAGTCGTCCCCTCGTCGCCCCTCGTGCCGGCCGATGATCCCACGCTGCTCTTCACCAACGCGGGGATGGTGCAGTTCAAGCGCGTCTTTCTCGGCCTCGAGAAGCTCCCCTACACCCGTGCAACCACCTCGCAGAAGTGCGTGCGCGCGGGCGGCAAGCACAACGACCTGGAGCAGGTGGGGTTCACCGCTCGGCATCACACCTTCTTCGAGATGCTGGGGAACTTCTCCTTCGGCGACTACTTCAAGCGCGACGCGATTCGCTTCGCCTGGGAGTTCCTCACCGTCGAGCTGGGGATGCCGCCCGAGAAGCTGTGGGTTACCGTCCACTACTCCGACGATGAGGCGGCGCAGCTCTGGGAGGAGATCGCGGGGATATCTCCAACGAGGATCTTCCGGCTGGGCGACAAGGACAACTTCTGGCAGATGGCTGAAACGGGGCCCTGCGGTCCCTGCTCGGAGATTCACTACGATCTCCGGCCGGAGGGGGAGGTGGGGAGCCCGATCGGTCTGGAGGAGTTCGTCGAGCGTGGTGACCGGGGCGAGTTCCTGGAAATCTGGAACCTCGTCTTCATGCAGTTCGACCGCGACGCCGACGGTGAGCTTCATCCGCTCCCGGCGCCGTCCATCGACACGGGTGCAGGGCTCGAGCGGATTGCCTCGGTCATGCAGGGGGTGCGGTCGAACTACGACACCGACCTGTTCAAGCCGCTGATCCTCGCCGCGGCCGACCGGATCGGCATCCCCTACGAAGCCGAGAGTCCGCAGGGGGTGAGCTACCGGGTGCTCGCCGACCACGCACGCGCGACCGCCTTCCTCCTGGCCGACGGAGTGTACCCCTCCAACGAGGGGCACGGCTACGTGCTCCGGCGCATTCTCCGTCGGGCGGTGCGCCACGCATGGCTCCTCGGTCGGCGCGAGCCGACGCTGGTCCACGTGGTCGAGTCGGTGATCGAGCGGATGTCCGACGTGTACCCCGAGCTGCTGGCCCGGCGGGATCACCTGCTGCGTACGACCCGAGCGGAGGAGGAGCGCTTCCTCTCGACCATCGACGAGGGGATGAAGCGCTTCGATGAGATCGCGCCGCCAGGCGGATCAGGCACCCTCTCCGGTCAGGATGTCTTCCGCCTGTACGATACGTACGGCTTCCCGCTCGATCTCACCGAGCTGATGGCCGTGGAGCGCGGGTACACTGTTGATATCGCCGGATTCGAAAATGAGCTCGAGCGTCAGCGGGAGCGCTCTCGGCAGGACCGGGCGGCGGCGGGCATCGGTATGGGAGACGATCTCGCCGACGGCTGGGTAGAGCTCGAGCCCGGGGCCGAGCAGGAATTCGTTGCCTATCGCGCCACCTCGGTCGAGACCGACGTGATTGCCTATCGCGAGGCGCCCGGAGTAGGGGATGCGCGGACGGCACTGCGCCTTCGGGAGAACCCCTTCTACGCCGAGAGCGGAGGCCAGATCTCTGACACCGGCCATATCATCGGCGAGGGTTGGCGGATGCGCGTGGACGAAGTGCGCAAGGTGGGCGGGCAGATCGCTGTGCTCGGTCCCATCGAAGGCGAGTTCCGTCCGGGGCGGGTGCGCGCCGAGGTGGAGGAACCCGTCCGCCGGGACACCGAGCGGAACCACACCGCCACGCACCTGCTGCACGCCGCACTCCGCCGGGTTCTGGGCGACCATGTCCTGCAGCAGGGCTCGCTGGTCGCTCCCGACCGCCTGCGCTTCGACTTCCTGCACACCGGGCCGATGACCCCCGAGCAGATCAATGAAGTCGAACGGCTGGTCAACGAGGCGATCTGGGCGAACTACGAGGTCTGCACCCACCAGCTCCCCTACGCCGAGGCGATCAAGCGGGGAGCCATGGCGCTCTTCAGCGAGAAGTACGGCGACGTGGTGCGGGTGGTAGAGGTGCCGGGTGTCTCGATGGAGCTCTGCGGCGGCACGCATGTGCGGACGACTGGCCAGATCGGGGCGTTCCGCATCGTCTCCGAGACAGGCGTGGCGGCGGGAGTGCGGCGCGTCGAGGCGGTGACCGGACCCGAGGCCTATGCGCGGGCTCTCGAAGATCGCCAGACCCTTCGCGAGCTAGCGACAATCCTGCGCACCCGCGAGTCGAACCTCGTCCAGCGGGCCACTTCGCTAGTGGAGGAGAACCGTGAGCTGCAGCGCCAGCTCGAGCGGGCGCGAGCGGCTGGCGGGGCCGACCGGGTGGCGGAAATGATTGCCGCCGCGCGGGAGGTGGACGGCGTGCGCGTCGTCACCGCCGAGGTGGAGCTCGAGGGCGCGGAGGAAGGAAGGCAGCTGGGAGACCAGCTGCGCAGCCGGCTGGGCAGCGGAGTCGCCGTGGTAGCGGCGCGGCCGGGAGGGCGGGCCGCGCTCTACGCGGTGGCCACCGACGACCTCATCCAGCGGGGCGTTCGCGCGGACACCCTGGTCCGCGAGGTGGCGGCGGCCGTGGGCGGCAAGGGCGGAGGAAGGCCGCACCTGGCGCAGGCGGGGATATCCGACCCGGATCGGCTGCCTGAAGCGCTCGATCGCGTGGACGAGATCGTGCGCGGTCTTCTCGCCGGCGCACCGGCTTGA
- a CDS encoding ferritin-like domain-containing protein, giving the protein MTETSVANLEALRAAEKEQAMRYRGLAVLAEERGDPATAQRLHDLHADEQHHLSRLTARLIELGITPADLPVSMGRNADHELDGWEARARQWEAEEVDRYEKLLTRGRELDPTTRALAESILEVERHHAEHLSGKWTLA; this is encoded by the coding sequence ATGACGGAAACGTCGGTCGCAAACCTGGAGGCACTGCGGGCGGCAGAGAAGGAGCAGGCGATGCGTTATCGGGGCCTCGCCGTGCTCGCGGAAGAGCGCGGTGATCCTGCAACCGCTCAGCGACTCCACGACCTTCACGCCGACGAGCAGCACCACCTCTCTCGACTCACCGCTCGGCTCATCGAGCTGGGGATCACCCCTGCCGATCTGCCCGTCTCTATGGGGCGCAACGCCGACCACGAGCTCGATGGATGGGAGGCGCGGGCCAGGCAGTGGGAGGCGGAGGAGGTCGACCGCTACGAGAAGCTCCTGACCAGAGGGAGAGAGCTGGATCCCACGACCCGCGCCCTCGCCGAATCCATTCTCGAGGTCGAGCGGCACCACGCCGAGCACCTGTCGGGAAAGTGGACGCTGGCCTGA
- a CDS encoding asparaginase produces MDAGLTEPPGDPSAPDNPLSRATRNPPSRPHLVLFATGGTISMRSDPDAGGARPYLTGEEILARVPGWEEVAEIEVREFGRYPGPHMTIERMWALRAAILEAIAAGAQGIVVTHGTDTIEETVYLLDRSLPPEIPVTVTGAMRNISELSWDGPANLMAAIRVAASAEAHGRGAMVVMDDRIIQGAEAVKTHTEEFGTFQSPNWGPLGIVDKGEVLFYRESRRKPTLAPPAPAVPVDVVKIVAGADSRLIEASLESGAHGVVLEALGRGNVPPAVIPGIRRWLEAGKPVVVTSRSLRGRVLDTYAYAGGGHELKEMGAIFADHLTGQQARIELMLALGTGAPDVRPLIEGDR; encoded by the coding sequence GTGGACGCTGGCCTGACCGAGCCACCCGGCGACCCCTCCGCGCCGGACAACCCCCTCTCGCGCGCCACGCGAAACCCTCCTTCGCGACCCCACCTCGTTCTCTTCGCCACCGGCGGCACGATCTCCATGCGCAGCGACCCCGATGCGGGCGGTGCGCGCCCCTACCTTACCGGCGAGGAAATCCTCGCCCGCGTCCCGGGTTGGGAGGAGGTCGCCGAGATCGAGGTGCGCGAATTCGGGCGCTACCCTGGTCCCCACATGACCATCGAGCGCATGTGGGCGCTGCGTGCGGCCATTCTGGAAGCGATCGCCGCCGGAGCCCAGGGGATCGTCGTCACTCACGGCACCGACACCATCGAGGAGACCGTCTACCTGCTCGATCGCTCGTTGCCACCGGAGATTCCCGTGACGGTCACGGGGGCGATGAGGAACATTTCGGAGCTGTCCTGGGACGGACCCGCCAACCTGATGGCAGCCATTCGCGTGGCGGCCTCGGCGGAGGCACACGGGCGGGGTGCGATGGTGGTGATGGACGACCGGATCATCCAGGGGGCGGAGGCGGTGAAAACGCACACCGAGGAATTCGGGACCTTCCAGTCGCCGAACTGGGGGCCGCTGGGGATCGTGGACAAGGGGGAGGTGCTCTTCTACCGTGAGTCCCGCAGAAAGCCGACCCTCGCGCCCCCGGCGCCCGCCGTCCCGGTGGACGTGGTGAAGATCGTGGCAGGGGCGGATTCGAGGCTGATCGAGGCGAGCCTGGAGAGCGGCGCGCACGGCGTCGTGCTCGAGGCTCTGGGCCGGGGGAACGTGCCTCCCGCCGTCATCCCCGGCATTCGCCGCTGGTTGGAAGCCGGCAAGCCGGTGGTGGTGACCTCGCGATCCCTCCGCGGACGCGTGCTGGATACCTACGCTTACGCCGGAGGCGGGCACGAGCTGAAAGAAATGGGCGCGATCTTCGCCGATCACCTGACAGGTCAGCAAGCGCGCATCGAGCTGATGCTGGCGCTCGGCACGGGCGCACCCGACGTCCGGCCCCTCATCGAGGGGGACCGCTGA
- a CDS encoding CCA tRNA nucleotidyltransferase, which translates to MDLRPPPEVRRIARRLEGAGFETWAVGGAVRDALRGEAPEDWDLTTAARPADVRRLFKRTVPIGIEHGTVGVLGKDGHLYEVTTFRRDVETFGRRARVAFADSLDEDLERRDFTINAVAWNPLSGELRDPHGGAEDLRRGVLRTVGDPAERFAEDRLRVLRALRFAGRFDLEIDEATWRDLVASADRLGNLSAERIREELYKVLGGQEPPSRTLRLYERSGVLAALYPELQACVGCKDASGRDLWEVQLSTVDAIPYHRMVLRLAGLLHLVGWPATDDPSEVEQEGVPAYAAVGGTIAWRLMRRLKASNADSDRVAHLVAQHAVIPGPDAPDVDVRRWLRRVGLDHYRDVLRLRRAITIAREGEGSEELLQAARHIRAVVRARPALSVQDLAIGGNELRAAGIPAGPLYGEILRDLLERVTEEPALNTPERLIAIVQEWQQDRE; encoded by the coding sequence GTGGATCTTCGACCCCCTCCGGAGGTGCGACGCATCGCGCGCCGACTGGAGGGGGCCGGATTTGAGACCTGGGCGGTGGGTGGAGCGGTGCGGGACGCGTTACGCGGGGAGGCTCCCGAGGACTGGGACCTGACCACCGCCGCGCGGCCGGCGGACGTTCGGCGCCTGTTCAAGCGAACCGTACCGATCGGCATCGAGCACGGTACTGTAGGGGTGCTGGGCAAGGACGGGCACCTCTACGAGGTGACGACCTTCCGGCGGGACGTGGAGACGTTCGGCCGCCGCGCCCGGGTCGCCTTCGCCGACTCGCTCGACGAAGACCTGGAGCGACGGGACTTCACCATCAATGCGGTCGCGTGGAACCCGCTTTCGGGGGAGCTGCGGGATCCGCACGGCGGCGCGGAAGATCTGCGCAGAGGCGTCCTCCGCACGGTGGGGGATCCGGCCGAGCGCTTTGCCGAGGATCGGTTGCGGGTGCTGAGGGCGCTACGCTTCGCGGGCCGCTTCGACCTCGAGATCGACGAGGCAACCTGGCGGGATCTGGTGGCGTCCGCGGATCGACTCGGAAACCTGTCCGCTGAGCGGATCCGCGAGGAGCTCTATAAGGTCCTCGGGGGGCAGGAGCCCCCCTCGCGCACACTGCGGCTCTACGAGCGATCGGGGGTGCTTGCCGCCCTGTATCCCGAGTTGCAGGCGTGCGTGGGCTGTAAGGACGCGTCGGGGAGGGACCTCTGGGAGGTGCAGCTGTCCACGGTGGACGCGATTCCGTACCACCGGATGGTACTACGGCTCGCTGGCCTGCTGCATCTGGTAGGCTGGCCGGCTACCGACGACCCTAGCGAGGTCGAGCAGGAGGGGGTGCCCGCCTACGCCGCAGTCGGAGGCACGATTGCCTGGCGGCTGATGCGGCGCCTCAAGGCATCCAACGCCGATTCCGACCGGGTTGCGCACCTGGTGGCCCAGCACGCTGTCATCCCTGGGCCGGATGCGCCGGACGTGGACGTGCGGCGTTGGCTGCGGCGGGTCGGCCTGGATCACTATCGCGACGTGCTGCGTCTGCGCCGCGCTATCACGATTGCCCGCGAAGGAGAAGGCTCCGAGGAGTTGCTGCAGGCGGCGCGGCACATTCGCGCGGTGGTCCGCGCCAGGCCCGCTCTCTCCGTCCAGGACCTGGCCATCGGGGGAAACGAGCTTCGTGCCGCCGGCATTCCCGCTGGTCCGCTCTACGGCGAGATCCTGCGCGACCTGCTGGAGCGCGTGACCGAGGAGCCGGCTCTCAATACTCCCGAGCGGCTGATCGCCATCGTCCAGGAGTGGCAGCAGGACAGAGAGTAA
- the glnA gene encoding type I glutamate--ammonia ligase, translating into MHEQTKDLEDKSPLARTISSETLTPEQALHLLRARGVRYLRLVFTDIFGTVRGVEVTRAQFGKALEGRILFDGSAMDADFRVEESDMLLRPDLHSLRVLPWEREVANVICAVYRPDGGRFEGDPRASLERAVASLAALGYEARVGADLEFFLFRKDAHGNPLLAPHDRGGYYELGPGDQGAVVRREVMDAVEALGLEVRSALHEVAAGQHRIELVPLPALRMADALAGLRATVRMVAERHGLHASFMPKPLPGLNGSGLHLHHSLWKDGINCFFDEEARDELSATLRAYVGGLLHHARAYCAVTNPLVNSYKRLVPGHEAPVNVAWSLHNRSPMIRIPMERGEDTRCEVRIADASANPYLALAVQIATGAQGLREEMDPGEPINKSLWTLTPREKQRLRIKELPRHLGEALDELEHDRVTRAALGEYIYSRFTHAKREEWLDYLAHVHPWEVERYL; encoded by the coding sequence ATGCACGAACAAACGAAGGATCTGGAAGACAAATCCCCGCTGGCCCGCACCATCAGCAGCGAAACCCTTACGCCAGAACAGGCGCTGCACCTGCTCCGCGCGCGGGGCGTGCGGTATCTCCGCCTGGTGTTCACCGACATCTTCGGGACGGTGCGCGGCGTCGAGGTCACTCGCGCTCAGTTCGGGAAGGCGCTCGAGGGGCGCATTCTGTTCGACGGGTCCGCCATGGACGCAGACTTTCGGGTGGAGGAATCGGACATGTTGCTCCGCCCGGACCTTCATTCGCTCCGTGTCCTTCCCTGGGAGCGCGAGGTAGCCAACGTCATCTGTGCCGTCTACCGGCCGGACGGAGGTCGGTTCGAGGGGGACCCACGGGCGTCGCTGGAGCGGGCGGTGGCGAGTCTCGCTGCACTCGGCTACGAGGCACGGGTGGGGGCGGACCTGGAGTTCTTTCTCTTCCGCAAGGACGCCCACGGCAATCCGCTCCTCGCTCCCCATGACCGGGGCGGTTACTACGAGCTCGGACCCGGGGATCAAGGCGCTGTCGTGCGACGCGAGGTGATGGACGCCGTCGAGGCGCTGGGACTCGAGGTTCGAAGCGCCCTGCATGAGGTTGCGGCGGGGCAGCACCGGATCGAGCTAGTCCCGCTTCCCGCCCTGCGCATGGCGGACGCTCTGGCTGGATTGCGCGCAACGGTGCGAATGGTGGCAGAACGGCACGGTCTGCACGCTTCCTTCATGCCGAAGCCGCTCCCCGGCCTGAACGGCTCCGGGCTGCACCTCCACCACTCCCTGTGGAAGGACGGGATCAACTGTTTCTTCGACGAGGAAGCGCGCGACGAGCTGTCCGCCACGCTGCGCGCATACGTGGGCGGGTTGCTGCACCATGCACGTGCCTACTGCGCGGTCACTAACCCGTTGGTGAACTCCTATAAGCGCCTCGTCCCCGGCCACGAGGCGCCCGTCAACGTGGCCTGGTCGCTCCACAACCGCTCGCCGATGATCCGGATCCCCATGGAGCGGGGCGAAGATACCCGCTGTGAGGTGCGCATCGCGGACGCCTCGGCGAATCCCTACCTCGCGCTCGCGGTGCAGATCGCTACGGGCGCTCAGGGGCTACGGGAGGAGATGGATCCCGGCGAGCCGATCAACAAGAGCCTGTGGACGCTCACTCCGCGCGAGAAGCAGCGGCTCCGCATCAAGGAGCTCCCGCGCCACCTGGGAGAAGCGCTCGACGAGTTGGAACACGACCGGGTGACCCGTGCCGCGCTGGGGGAGTACATCTACTCCCGCTTCACACACGCCAAGCGGGAAGAGTGGCTCGATTACCTGGCGCACGTGCACCCCTGGGAGGTCGAGCGGTACCTGTAG
- a CDS encoding glutamine synthetase III, which translates to MAKTTTRFDTLAAATRWDATRLNGKGEGEAKPILDIQQIFGENTFGLAEMRARLPKTIYKALIATIERGSELDPSVADAVALAMKEWALEKGATHFTHWFQPLTGYTAEKHDSFITPNVGGGAIAEFSGKDLIQGEPDASSFPSGGLRATFEARGYTAWDPTSPAFIVERPSGSFLSIPTAFASWTGDALDLKTPLLRSMHALDVQARRALKLCSLPASRVLATLGPEQEFFLIDEEFYYRRPDLFTTGRTLFGAKPPRGQELEDHYFGSIPERVLAFMMDVERELYRLGVPVKTRHNEVAPGQYEMAPIYENANIAADHQQLMMLELRNAARKYGMVALLHEKPFAGVNGSGKHVNWSLGTESMNLLEPGDTPHENMQFLLFCTAVICAVDKHQGLLRASVAHAGNDHRLGANEAPPAIISIFLGDQLTSIFEQLEQNGSASAGPDAGLLGLGTPVLPQLPRHSGDRNRTSPFAFTGNKFEFRAVGSSQSISFPATVLNTIMAEALDELCTELERDLEAGVEFEDALRKLISREIKEHKRIIFNGDNYSQEWQEEAARRGLLNLRNTLDALEYLEDERNVEVFEKYGVLSRRELESRHEIALDQYFKTINIEGETTAHIAQTMILPAAIRYLNELLAVSERGKEQGIDVLGTRATIEKVNGLVNELTEALQTLISRNAELGGDDVASKAYHMRDKIIPAMQAVREVADRLEKVVPDDFWPLPTYRDMLFVK; encoded by the coding sequence ATGGCGAAAACCACCACTCGCTTCGATACGCTGGCTGCGGCAACTCGCTGGGATGCGACTCGATTGAATGGAAAGGGGGAAGGCGAGGCGAAGCCGATCCTGGACATTCAGCAGATTTTCGGCGAGAACACCTTCGGGCTCGCGGAGATGCGCGCCCGTCTTCCCAAGACCATCTACAAGGCCCTCATCGCGACCATTGAGCGGGGCTCCGAGTTGGACCCGAGCGTGGCCGACGCGGTGGCGCTCGCCATGAAGGAGTGGGCGCTGGAGAAGGGTGCCACCCACTTCACTCACTGGTTCCAGCCGCTGACCGGCTACACCGCGGAGAAGCACGACTCCTTCATCACCCCGAACGTGGGTGGCGGCGCGATCGCCGAGTTCTCCGGCAAGGACCTGATCCAGGGCGAGCCGGACGCCTCGAGCTTCCCGTCCGGAGGTCTGCGGGCCACCTTCGAGGCGCGCGGCTACACCGCATGGGATCCCACGTCGCCGGCGTTCATCGTTGAGCGCCCGTCCGGGAGCTTCCTTTCGATCCCGACGGCGTTCGCCTCGTGGACCGGAGACGCCCTCGACCTCAAGACCCCGTTGCTGCGCTCGATGCACGCTCTGGACGTGCAGGCGCGGCGCGCGCTGAAGCTCTGCTCGCTCCCCGCGAGCAGAGTGCTGGCTACGCTGGGCCCGGAGCAGGAGTTCTTCCTGATCGACGAGGAGTTCTACTACCGCCGCCCCGACCTCTTCACCACGGGGCGAACGCTCTTCGGCGCGAAGCCACCGCGGGGTCAGGAGCTCGAGGATCACTATTTCGGTTCGATCCCCGAGCGGGTGCTCGCATTCATGATGGACGTGGAGCGCGAGCTGTATCGCCTCGGCGTGCCGGTCAAAACGCGGCACAACGAGGTTGCTCCGGGCCAGTACGAGATGGCTCCCATCTACGAGAACGCCAACATCGCGGCCGATCACCAGCAGCTGATGATGCTGGAGCTGCGCAATGCCGCCCGGAAATACGGGATGGTCGCGCTGCTGCACGAGAAGCCGTTCGCCGGCGTGAACGGTAGCGGCAAGCACGTCAACTGGTCGCTCGGCACCGAGTCGATGAACCTGCTGGAGCCGGGTGACACGCCGCACGAGAACATGCAGTTCCTCCTGTTCTGCACGGCGGTCATCTGCGCCGTGGACAAGCACCAGGGGCTGCTCCGGGCGAGCGTGGCGCACGCCGGCAATGACCATCGACTGGGCGCGAACGAGGCGCCACCGGCGATCATCTCCATCTTCCTGGGAGACCAGCTCACCTCGATCTTCGAGCAGCTCGAGCAGAACGGTAGCGCCTCAGCCGGGCCGGACGCGGGGCTGCTGGGCCTCGGCACGCCGGTGCTGCCGCAGCTTCCGCGGCATTCCGGCGACCGCAACCGGACCTCGCCGTTCGCCTTCACAGGCAACAAGTTCGAGTTCCGTGCGGTGGGTTCCTCGCAGTCGATCTCCTTCCCCGCGACCGTGCTCAACACGATCATGGCGGAGGCGCTCGACGAGCTCTGCACCGAGCTGGAGCGGGACCTGGAGGCGGGAGTGGAGTTCGAGGACGCGCTGCGCAAGCTGATCTCCCGGGAGATCAAGGAGCACAAGCGCATCATCTTCAACGGGGACAACTACAGCCAGGAGTGGCAGGAAGAGGCCGCTCGCCGCGGATTGCTCAACCTGCGCAACACCCTCGACGCGCTCGAGTACCTCGAGGACGAGCGCAACGTCGAGGTCTTCGAGAAGTATGGTGTCCTCTCCCGTCGCGAGCTGGAGTCGCGGCACGAGATCGCCCTCGATCAGTACTTCAAGACGATCAACATCGAGGGTGAGACCACGGCGCACATCGCCCAGACGATGATCCTGCCGGCGGCGATCCGCTACCTGAACGAGCTGCTGGCGGTGTCGGAGCGCGGCAAGGAGCAGGGTATCGACGTCCTCGGCACCCGCGCGACGATCGAGAAGGTGAACGGGCTGGTGAACGAGCTCACCGAGGCGCTGCAGACGCTCATCAGCCGCAACGCCGAGCTCGGCGGTGACGATGTCGCTTCCAAGGCGTACCACATGCGGGACAAGATCATCCCCGCGATGCAGGCGGTTCGAGAGGTCGCGGACCGGCTGGAGAAGGTCGTGCCGGACGACTTCTGGCCCCTGCCGACCTACCGCGACATGCTGTTCGTGAAGTAG
- a CDS encoding Lrp/AsnC family transcriptional regulator codes for MAQIDKVDLQILELLQENGRISQHDLAKAVGLSAPAIGERLRKLEEREIIRQFTAVLDPRRLGLDILAFIFVGINGSRYFTDFRNRVGELDEVLECHSVTGQGSHLLKIRVANTEALEKLLADIQSWPGVQWTTTSIVLSTLKETASLPLPASADGGGHDEAEHRLGPADLLHVPFRHNP; via the coding sequence ATGGCACAGATCGATAAGGTCGACCTCCAGATTCTGGAGTTGCTCCAGGAGAACGGCCGGATCTCGCAACACGATCTGGCGAAGGCGGTCGGCCTGTCGGCACCGGCGATCGGAGAGCGGCTGAGGAAGTTGGAGGAGAGGGAGATCATCCGTCAGTTCACGGCGGTGCTCGACCCTCGTCGCCTGGGCCTGGACATCCTCGCGTTCATCTTCGTGGGCATCAACGGATCCAGATACTTCACGGACTTCCGCAATCGTGTGGGAGAGCTGGACGAAGTCCTGGAGTGCCACTCCGTGACGGGCCAGGGTTCACACCTGCTCAAGATCCGCGTGGCCAATACCGAGGCGCTGGAAAAGCTCCTGGCCGACATCCAGTCGTGGCCCGGAGTTCAGTGGACGACCACGAGCATCGTGCTGTCCACTTTGAAGGAGACGGCGAGCCTGCCGCTGCCGGCCTCCGCGGATGGTGGTGGACACGACGAGGCGGAGCACCGCCTCGGCCCCGCCGACCTGCTGCACGTACCGTTTCGACACAACCCCTAG